GTTGTTGTCTTGCCGTTTGAACCTGTGATGCCGATAAATGGCGCCTTGCTGATCCGGTAAGCCAATTCCACTTCCGTCCAGACCGGCAGTCCCCGCTTCATTGCCTCTTGGACAAGCGGATTATCATACGGGATGCCGGGATTTTTCAGCACCAGCTCAAACCCTTCATCAAGCAACCCTTCCGGATGGCGACCGCAGATTACCGTCACGCCCATGCTGAGCAATTCTGCTGCATCCGGATTTTCTTCAAAGGGTTTCGCGTCATTGACAGTTACAAACGCCCCGAGCCGGTGAAGCACGGCGGCAGCTGTAAATCCGCTCTTCGCCAAACCAAGGATAAGTACTTTTTTCTGATAGAAAGCTGATTGTGTTTCCACTTAAATAACCTCCAGCCATAATGCGAGAACCGCTGCGAGCAGGCCGGCACTCCAGAAAATAGAGACCACTTTCCATTCAGACCAGCCAATCAGTTCAAAATGGTGATGTATCGGACTCATTTTAAAAATCCGTTTCTTCCGCAATTTAAAACTTGCCACTTGCAGGATTACAGAAAGCGTTTCAATCACAAAAACAATACCGATCAGCAAAAGCAGCAGTTCCAGTTCCAGCAAAATCGAAATCATGGCAAGTGCTCCTCCAAGGGCAAGTGAGCCTGTATCTCCCATGAACAGCTTTGCAGGGAATTTATTATGGACCAGAAAACCCAGCATCCCGCCGACAGCTGCAAATGCAAAAATAGCGATGCCTTCTTCCTGCCGAAGCAGCGCAAAAAAACCGAAGGCTGCAAAAGCTGCCGATGATGTCCCTGCCACAAGACCATCCAATCCGTCTGTGAGGTTGACGGCATTCGAAAAACCAACCATCCAAAAGACGATAAATAACGCATAAGCCCATGACAGCTCAACTTCAAATGCTGTAAACGGGATACTGACCGCCGTATCAAACACATCGCGGAGGACGAAGAACGTAACCAGGGCTACTGCAATCTGCGCCAGCAGTTTCTGTAGCGAAGTTAAGCCGAGATTGCGTTTTTTCGCAACTTTTATATAGTCATCGAGAAATCCGATCAATCCGAATCCGGTTAACGCAATTACCAAGGCGATCACTTTTTCCGTCAGCTCTCCATAAAAATAGGATAGCGCAACCGCTGTTATGATGATCACCGGCAGGAAAACGACTCCGCCCATCGTCGGTGTTCCAGTCTTCTTCTGATGCGATTCCGGGCCTGCTTCGCGAATGCTTTGGCCAAATTTCAAGCGACGCAGCAGCGGAATCAATGCAGGCACCAACAGTACCGCGCCTGTAAAACTTATTATTGCTGCAAGTAAACTCATACCTTCCATAAATCCATCCGATCTCCTTTAACAACAATTGCGGGCGCCGAAAGCCTGTGACGATTCCCAGTGCCCAGCCCCCGCAATTCGCTTTTAATTCACTCAGCAGCAGATTCAGCCGCTGTATCTTCTCCAGCAGGTATCGATGGTTCCGTCCCGTCCCCCTCGGCAGCCTGCTGTTTATATACCGCTTCCGGCTGTGTCAGTTTAATCTTGATTTTGGTATTCCCCATAACAGGCGTGCCGGCTGGAACACTTTGTTCAGCGGCAAAGCCATCTCCTTCCAATGTCATTGCCAAACCGCTTAATTGCTGGTATTGAAGCAGTTGCCGCTTCGACCAGCCGGTAAAGTCCGGAATGGCAATTTCGCCAGTGGTTTTCAGGAACACGAGTTCTCCTGCAAAAATCGATGTGCCGGATGCCGGCAGCTGCTCAGTTACAGTTCCCGGCTGGCCGATCATCACCGGCTCGACTCGCTGTTTTTGAAGTGCATCAGCAATATCTGCCGCCGGTTTCCCGCTGTAATCATCCAGTGTGACCGGTGTCGCTTCATTAATCTGTTCAGGTTCTACATTCAAATACTTCAGGCTGTTATCTGTCACAGATTTAAAGATTTCAGAAACCGGCTGTGACCCGTATTCCGTCACTTCCAGATCCGGCTGCTGAACGGCAACATAAACAAGCAGCTGCGGATTATCAGCGGGCGCGAATCCAAGGAAGGAAAACAGATAATTTTCGTGCCCGTACTGGTAGCCGCCTTCCGGATCCGGCACTTGCGCAGTCCCTGTTTTCCCCGCTACCCGATAATCCTCAAGGGCAAACCGCTGCGCCGTCCCTTTTTCAGAAGTGACGGTCGATTCCAGAATCCCCATCACTTTTTCGGCAGTCAATGCTGTCACGGGTTGATTTCCGCGTTCCGGTCCATGTTCCAGGCTCACTTCTCCAGTGTCAGGATTTGCAATCCGATCAATTACATAAGGTTTCATCATAACACCGCCATTGGCAAATGCAGAAGCTCCTTGTATAAGCTGGACCGGTGT
Above is a genomic segment from Planococcus lenghuensis containing:
- the mraY gene encoding phospho-N-acetylmuramoyl-pentapeptide-transferase yields the protein MEGMSLLAAIISFTGAVLLVPALIPLLRRLKFGQSIREAGPESHQKKTGTPTMGGVVFLPVIIITAVALSYFYGELTEKVIALVIALTGFGLIGFLDDYIKVAKKRNLGLTSLQKLLAQIAVALVTFFVLRDVFDTAVSIPFTAFEVELSWAYALFIVFWMVGFSNAVNLTDGLDGLVAGTSSAAFAAFGFFALLRQEEGIAIFAFAAVGGMLGFLVHNKFPAKLFMGDTGSLALGGALAMISILLELELLLLLIGIVFVIETLSVILQVASFKLRKKRIFKMSPIHHHFELIGWSEWKVVSIFWSAGLLAAVLALWLEVI